In a single window of the Pirellulales bacterium genome:
- a CDS encoding class I SAM-dependent methyltransferase, with protein MLARILEPEVMDSAEEARDYDSMDHSTVNRAFVEDLLQAAANAGLFLSLAGAPSAAATEMLDLGTGTALIPVELCRRNRGVQVVAIDLAEEMLKLGRANVDRAGMQTRIRLERVDGKRLPYADGSFAAVISNSIVHHIPEPRSVLAEALRVVRRGGLVFVRDLLRPADDATVGYLVETYAAGANERQRALFDASLRAALSLEEIRMLVETLECPSATVQATSDRHWTWSMRK; from the coding sequence ATGCTTGCTCGCATTCTTGAACCGGAGGTGATGGATTCGGCCGAGGAAGCGCGCGATTACGACTCGATGGACCATTCGACCGTGAATCGCGCGTTCGTCGAGGATCTTTTGCAAGCGGCGGCAAACGCGGGGCTGTTCCTCTCTTTGGCCGGAGCTCCGAGCGCCGCGGCAACAGAGATGCTCGATCTCGGCACCGGCACGGCGCTGATTCCGGTCGAGCTTTGTCGGCGGAACCGCGGCGTGCAGGTCGTGGCCATCGATCTGGCTGAAGAGATGCTGAAATTGGGCCGGGCAAATGTCGATCGGGCCGGGATGCAGACTCGGATTCGGCTCGAGCGCGTCGATGGCAAGCGGCTGCCGTATGCCGACGGCTCGTTTGCCGCCGTGATTTCCAACAGCATCGTGCATCATATTCCCGAGCCGCGCAGCGTGCTGGCTGAGGCGCTGCGCGTGGTTCGCCGCGGCGGGTTGGTTTTCGTGCGCGATTTGCTCCGCCCGGCCGACGACGCAACGGTCGGCTATTTGGTCGAGACGTATGCCGCCGGAGCCAACGAACGCCAACGAGCCTTGTTCGATGCATCGCTCCGTGCCGCGCTCAGCCTGGAGGAAATTCGCATGCTTGTCGAAACACTGGAGTGTCCGTCCGCAACCGTACAGGCCACGAGTGATCGGCATTGGACGTGGAGCATGCGGAAATAA
- a CDS encoding AtpZ/AtpI family protein: MPPKPNDSSPIGMAAEWVARLTVVGIEMVVFGLGGIWLDDRLHVKPLFALLGFAVGIGIGIVHLLAMTAADRKKTSPTRKSPPGETDRSGDEHPKEH, translated from the coding sequence GTGCCACCGAAGCCAAACGACTCCTCGCCAATCGGCATGGCGGCGGAATGGGTCGCTCGGCTGACCGTGGTCGGCATTGAGATGGTGGTGTTTGGGCTGGGCGGGATCTGGCTCGACGACCGGTTGCATGTCAAACCGTTGTTCGCCCTGCTCGGATTTGCGGTAGGCATCGGGATCGGGATTGTCCATCTATTGGCCATGACGGCCGCGGATCGCAAGAAGACCAGTCCGACGCGAAAATCGCCCCCCGGCGAAACGGACCGATCCGGGGACGAACACCCAAAAGAACACTGA
- the atpA gene encoding F0F1 ATP synthase subunit alpha has product MKFKADEIASVLQQEIEHYDSQIDVREVGQVLEVGDGIARVYGLSGVMSGEMVEFANGTTGLAFNLEESSVGVIILGDYLQIAEGEQVKSTGRLLSVPVGDAVVGRVVDPLGNPLDGKGPIVTSQRRAVEFNAPSISQRQPVREPLQTGIKAIDSMTPIGRGQRELIIGDRKTGKTAIGVDAIINQKNSGVKCFYVAIGQKESTVATVIEALRNHGAMDFTTVVVAGASDPAPLQYVAPYAGTAMAEHFMYNGGHALIVYDDLSRQAQAYRQLSLLMRRPPGREAYPGDVFYAHSRLLERSAKLSKELGSGSLTSLPIIETLEGEVSAYIPTNVISITDGQIYLQPDLFFRGQRPAMNVGISVSRVGGAAQIKAMKKVAGGLRLDLASFRELEAFAQLGTELDAATQLRLDRGYRMVELLKQGQYKPMETVDQVLIIFAGTRGYLDDVPRPKVAEWEQDFLTFIHDQHAEIRKKIIETKDLDDATMAELVKAIGEFKAQFAGKQKTAETAKA; this is encoded by the coding sequence ATGAAATTCAAAGCCGACGAGATCGCTTCAGTTCTCCAACAGGAAATTGAGCACTACGATTCCCAGATCGATGTCCGCGAGGTCGGGCAGGTCTTGGAGGTCGGCGACGGGATTGCGCGCGTCTACGGCCTGTCGGGCGTAATGTCTGGCGAAATGGTCGAATTCGCCAATGGCACCACCGGCTTGGCGTTCAATCTCGAAGAAAGCTCCGTCGGCGTGATCATCCTCGGCGACTATCTGCAGATCGCCGAAGGGGAGCAAGTCAAGAGCACCGGGCGGCTGCTGAGCGTGCCGGTCGGCGATGCGGTCGTCGGCCGGGTGGTCGATCCGCTCGGCAATCCGCTCGATGGCAAAGGCCCGATCGTCACCAGCCAGCGCCGGGCCGTCGAATTCAACGCCCCAAGCATTTCCCAGCGGCAACCGGTCCGCGAGCCGCTGCAAACCGGCATCAAGGCGATCGACTCGATGACGCCCATCGGCCGTGGCCAGCGCGAACTGATCATCGGCGACCGCAAAACCGGCAAGACGGCCATCGGCGTCGACGCGATCATCAATCAAAAGAACTCGGGCGTAAAGTGCTTCTACGTCGCCATCGGGCAGAAAGAATCGACCGTGGCCACGGTAATCGAAGCTCTGCGCAACCACGGGGCGATGGATTTCACCACGGTCGTCGTGGCCGGGGCCAGCGATCCGGCTCCGCTGCAATATGTCGCTCCGTATGCCGGCACCGCGATGGCCGAGCACTTCATGTACAACGGCGGGCATGCCCTGATCGTCTACGACGATCTTTCCCGCCAGGCCCAGGCCTATCGCCAGTTGTCGCTCCTGATGCGGCGCCCGCCGGGGCGCGAGGCCTATCCGGGCGATGTGTTCTATGCCCATAGCCGGCTGCTCGAACGATCGGCAAAATTAAGCAAAGAGCTCGGCAGCGGCTCGCTCACTTCGCTGCCGATCATCGAAACGTTGGAAGGCGAAGTGTCGGCCTATATTCCGACAAACGTGATTTCGATCACCGATGGCCAGATTTATCTGCAGCCCGACTTGTTCTTCCGCGGCCAGCGGCCTGCCATGAACGTCGGTATTTCGGTCTCCCGCGTCGGTGGCGCCGCCCAGATCAAAGCGATGAAGAAGGTGGCTGGCGGTTTGCGCCTCGACTTGGCGTCGTTCCGCGAGTTGGAAGCGTTCGCCCAGCTCGGGACCGAACTCGACGCGGCCACGCAATTGCGGCTCGACCGCGGTTATCGAATGGTCGAGTTGCTCAAGCAGGGGCAATACAAGCCGATGGAAACGGTCGATCAGGTATTGATCATTTTCGCCGGCACGCGCGGCTATCTCGACGACGTGCCCCGGCCGAAGGTGGCCGAATGGGAACAAGATTTCTTGACGTTTATCCACGACCAGCACGCCGAGATTCGGAAGAAAATCATCGAAACCAAAGATCTCGACGACGCCACGATGGCCGAGCTGGTGAAAGCCATTGGCGAATTCAAGGCCCAATTCGCGGGTAAACAAAAGACGGCAGAAACGGCGAAGGCGTGA
- the atpG gene encoding ATP synthase F1 subunit gamma, with translation MAKARALDKRRKSIRNIRKITRTMELIATARFKKAMDRAHAATAYTRRITQLVSDLANSGLEVSHPLLKGREKTERAILLVLTANRGLCGGYNGNVVRTAVARWQELTAAVPKVQLEISGKRGISAFRYRGLTPVEKYTHFEDRVTFAEVEVLANRYLEEYVTGKLDRLDVAYMQFTSISKQAAVVETLLPLGSLMAAADDAAKSKNGAKPTDHKADHKGEHASAQTGAGQSQYEFLPSAESILEEVVPTSFKVKLFKCFLDAAVSEQIARMVAMKAATENADAMIKNLGRAYNRARQSQITGEIMEVLGGVEALKG, from the coding sequence ATGGCCAAGGCACGAGCGCTTGATAAACGACGCAAGTCGATCCGCAACATCCGCAAGATCACGCGGACGATGGAGCTGATCGCCACTGCGCGTTTCAAGAAAGCCATGGATCGCGCCCATGCCGCCACGGCCTACACCCGGCGCATCACGCAGCTCGTTTCCGATCTGGCCAACAGCGGCTTGGAAGTCAGCCATCCGCTGTTGAAGGGGCGCGAGAAGACCGAGCGGGCGATCCTGCTGGTGCTCACCGCCAATCGAGGCCTGTGCGGCGGATACAACGGCAACGTCGTTCGCACCGCGGTGGCCCGTTGGCAAGAGCTGACCGCCGCGGTGCCGAAGGTGCAACTCGAAATATCGGGCAAACGCGGAATTTCGGCGTTTCGCTATCGCGGACTGACGCCGGTCGAAAAATACACGCACTTCGAAGACCGGGTGACGTTCGCCGAAGTCGAGGTGTTGGCGAATCGGTATTTGGAAGAATATGTCACCGGCAAGCTGGATCGGCTCGACGTGGCCTACATGCAGTTTACGAGCATCAGCAAGCAAGCCGCGGTCGTGGAAACGCTATTGCCCCTCGGTTCGCTAATGGCGGCTGCCGACGATGCCGCCAAGTCGAAGAACGGCGCGAAGCCGACAGATCACAAGGCCGACCATAAAGGGGAACACGCTTCCGCGCAAACAGGCGCCGGCCAGTCGCAGTATGAATTCTTGCCGTCGGCCGAGAGCATCCTGGAAGAAGTCGTACCGACCAGTTTCAAAGTAAAGTTGTTCAAATGCTTTCTCGACGCGGCGGTGAGCGAGCAAATCGCGCGCATGGTCGCCATGAAAGCAGCCACGGAAAATGCCGACGCCATGATCAAGAACCTCGGCCGGGCCTATAATCGAGCCCGGCAAAGCCAGATCACCGGCGAGATCATGGAAGTCCTCGGCGGCGTGGAAGCACTCAAAGGATAA
- a CDS encoding DUF4912 domain-containing protein, translating into MTATTLRSYTLKDLGQLAKRRGVNGWHSMRKDQLVTAILRVKKPKPVAKAAPVKKTSASVRGIAAAKSAAQSRNGARVRVAGSSRAAAVSRSGTLAHVGAARRNGVAVHNGVAKRGGVAGRSSVAGRGSVAKRNGVAGRNGATVNGRSSASHSAASHSAASHSAASHAAALRRDTSRRLAERAQVAHRIEQAKLRLSRSKNLAFEQAQGKAAAPTKDRLVVMVRGPFWLHAYWELTPQGIVRAQAALGQEWHGAQPMLRVLVVTSGTATTTSERVLREIPIHGGVQNWYVDVQSPPRTYRLEIGYLTASGKFHSLARSNVVSTPAGAATDTLDAHWDDVLGDCDKVYAMSGGFASEGSTELQELFEERLHRPMGNGNGNQFGAGAECLAPRMKELRFQVDAEMVIHGTTQADARVTLQGEPLKLRADGSFSVRVDLPNRRQVIPLVASTKDGAEQRTIVLAVERNTKVMEPLTRDSGD; encoded by the coding sequence ATGACCGCTACCACCCTGCGAAGCTACACGCTCAAAGACCTCGGCCAACTGGCCAAACGACGTGGAGTCAACGGCTGGCACTCCATGCGCAAAGACCAGTTGGTCACGGCCATCTTGCGGGTTAAGAAACCGAAGCCGGTCGCCAAGGCGGCGCCGGTCAAGAAGACATCTGCTTCTGTCCGCGGGATCGCGGCGGCAAAGAGCGCTGCTCAAAGCCGCAACGGAGCTCGAGTTCGTGTCGCAGGCTCGTCACGAGCGGCGGCTGTATCCCGCAGCGGCACATTGGCCCATGTCGGTGCCGCACGCCGCAACGGTGTGGCTGTTCATAATGGCGTTGCCAAGCGCGGTGGCGTCGCGGGGCGCAGTAGCGTCGCGGGGCGCGGTAGCGTCGCCAAGCGTAACGGCGTCGCGGGGCGCAACGGGGCAACGGTCAACGGCCGGTCGTCGGCCAGCCATTCCGCAGCGAGCCATTCCGCAGCGAGCCATTCCGCAGCGAGCCACGCAGCAGCCCTGCGGCGCGACACTTCGCGGCGGCTTGCCGAACGGGCACAAGTCGCTCATCGAATCGAGCAAGCCAAGCTCCGCCTGAGCCGATCGAAGAATCTGGCCTTCGAGCAAGCCCAAGGCAAGGCGGCAGCGCCGACCAAAGATCGGCTGGTGGTCATGGTGCGGGGGCCGTTCTGGCTGCATGCCTATTGGGAGCTCACGCCGCAAGGAATCGTTCGAGCCCAGGCCGCATTGGGGCAAGAATGGCACGGGGCCCAGCCGATGCTGCGGGTTTTGGTTGTAACCTCGGGAACGGCAACGACCACGTCGGAGCGCGTGCTGCGCGAGATTCCGATCCACGGCGGTGTGCAGAACTGGTATGTCGATGTGCAATCGCCGCCGCGAACGTATCGGCTCGAAATCGGCTATTTGACCGCCAGCGGAAAGTTCCACTCGTTGGCCCGCAGCAATGTCGTGAGCACGCCTGCCGGCGCCGCCACCGACACGCTCGATGCGCATTGGGACGACGTTTTGGGAGATTGCGACAAGGTTTATGCCATGAGCGGCGGTTTCGCTAGCGAAGGATCTACCGAATTGCAAGAGTTGTTCGAGGAACGGCTGCACCGTCCGATGGGCAATGGCAATGGCAATCAGTTTGGCGCCGGTGCGGAATGCCTTGCCCCGCGGATGAAAGAGTTGCGGTTCCAAGTCGATGCAGAAATGGTGATCCACGGCACGACGCAAGCCGATGCCCGGGTAACGCTGCAAGGCGAGCCGCTGAAATTGCGTGCCGATGGCAGCTTTTCCGTTCGGGTCGATCTGCCCAATCGCCGGCAAGTGATTCCCTTGGTGGCTAGCACCAAAGACGGCGCTGAACAGCGAACGATCGTTCTGGCCGTCGAGCGAAATACGAAAGTGATGGAACCGCTGACGCGCGATTCCGGCGACTAG
- the atpF gene encoding F0F1 ATP synthase subunit B yields the protein MFAANHFRFGLIAVCAAIFVGVATAWSAPVAHAAAEPAGAASAQDGKMEDAEGAVEPKTTPGPEEFRTDMAIWTFVVFIVLLLILTKFAWGPIVAGLQKREQGIADNIAAAQRSYDEAKQYLAEYEKKLANAANEVRAMLEEARRDAEATKQEIIAEAKEAAHLEQQRGQREVRTAMDQALKELSERSTNMAVGLAGKIVQAQLKPSDHARLVQEAVSQFTRNGPSAN from the coding sequence GTGTTTGCTGCCAATCATTTTCGGTTTGGGCTGATTGCCGTTTGCGCCGCCATTTTCGTCGGCGTCGCGACCGCTTGGAGTGCGCCCGTGGCCCATGCCGCCGCCGAGCCGGCCGGCGCTGCTTCCGCGCAAGACGGCAAGATGGAGGATGCCGAAGGAGCTGTCGAGCCGAAGACCACGCCCGGTCCGGAAGAGTTCCGCACCGACATGGCGATTTGGACGTTCGTCGTCTTTATCGTGCTGCTGTTGATTTTGACGAAATTCGCCTGGGGGCCGATCGTTGCCGGGTTGCAGAAGCGCGAGCAAGGCATCGCCGACAATATCGCCGCCGCCCAGCGATCCTACGACGAAGCGAAGCAGTATCTGGCCGAGTATGAAAAGAAGCTGGCCAATGCGGCCAACGAAGTGCGGGCGATGCTCGAAGAAGCCCGCCGCGATGCCGAAGCCACCAAGCAGGAAATCATCGCCGAGGCCAAGGAAGCGGCCCACCTCGAGCAACAGCGTGGCCAGCGCGAAGTGCGCACCGCGATGGACCAAGCCCTCAAAGAATTGTCCGAGCGGAGCACGAACATGGCGGTCGGGTTGGCCGGCAAAATCGTGCAAGCCCAACTCAAGCCATCCGACCACGCCCGGCTGGTGCAAGAAGCCGTAAGCCAATTCACCCGCAACGGCCCCAGCGCTAACTGA
- the atpH gene encoding ATP synthase F1 subunit delta gives MFQSASSTKLGARQAVDVANQQLATLYAQALLDATGAKGTAASDGKVEATLSELDSFVTEVLDKLPHLEELFTSALVPDEKKADLVDRLLKGRTSPTLLNFLKTLAVHGRLGILRSIHHVAQDLLDDERRVVRVEVATASPLSDELQSRIAESVRTMFGRTPILEVQVRPELIGGIMMRVGDTVYDGSIATRLEQFRQQMIDRSVHEIQSRRDRFSSPTGN, from the coding sequence GTGTTCCAATCCGCCTCCAGCACGAAGCTCGGCGCACGCCAAGCGGTCGACGTTGCCAACCAGCAGTTGGCCACGCTTTACGCGCAGGCCCTGCTCGATGCCACCGGCGCCAAGGGCACGGCAGCGTCGGACGGCAAGGTGGAAGCGACCCTGTCGGAGTTGGATAGCTTCGTCACCGAAGTGCTCGACAAGCTGCCGCATTTGGAAGAGCTGTTTACCTCGGCCCTGGTGCCCGACGAAAAGAAAGCCGATCTGGTGGATCGGCTGTTGAAAGGCCGGACCAGCCCGACGCTGTTGAATTTTCTCAAAACGCTTGCCGTCCACGGCCGGCTCGGCATCCTTCGCTCGATTCACCACGTCGCTCAAGATCTCTTGGATGACGAGCGGCGGGTGGTGCGGGTCGAAGTGGCCACGGCCAGCCCGTTGAGCGACGAGCTGCAGAGCCGCATCGCCGAATCGGTGCGCACGATGTTCGGCCGAACGCCGATTTTGGAAGTGCAAGTGCGGCCCGAGTTGATCGGCGGCATCATGATGCGCGTCGGCGACACGGTGTACGACGGCTCGATCGCCACCCGCCTCGAACAATTTCGCCAGCAGATGATCGACAGGAGCGTCCATGAAATTCAAAGCCGACGAGATCGCTTCAGTTCTCCAACAGGAAATTGA
- the atpB gene encoding F0F1 ATP synthase subunit A has protein sequence MAEPLLHIKDGYFFQVPKSLWHHHWTKLSEVPEYVRAEHPEIVNVHQFNDAMAGKVLIPQFFGTPRTLYQPGSGLCVSKFMVIELFVAVVLVFVFTRLASRARNGDRPRGTIWNLLEAFLVYLRDEVARPSIGEHDADRFVPLLWTLFFFILGCNLMGLVPWAGSPTGSASVTLALAVVTLATGVLMGVYKLGPIGWLTHFVPHMEMPWPILIIIWPLIFVLEILGTLIRHAVLGVRLLANMVAGHLVLLGILGLIAAGAAASSFQWGTVTVIAIIGSVLLSCLELFVAFLQAYVFVFLSALFIGASIHKH, from the coding sequence ATGGCTGAGCCGCTGCTGCACATCAAGGACGGCTATTTCTTTCAGGTGCCAAAAAGCCTTTGGCATCATCATTGGACGAAGCTATCCGAGGTTCCAGAATACGTCCGGGCCGAACACCCGGAAATCGTGAACGTCCATCAGTTCAACGATGCCATGGCGGGCAAGGTGCTCATCCCGCAATTCTTCGGCACGCCGCGAACCCTCTATCAGCCGGGCAGCGGACTTTGTGTTTCGAAATTCATGGTGATCGAGCTATTCGTCGCCGTGGTACTCGTTTTCGTGTTCACAAGGCTGGCGTCGCGAGCTCGCAACGGCGATCGGCCGCGCGGCACGATTTGGAACTTGCTCGAAGCGTTTTTGGTCTATTTGCGCGACGAAGTGGCTCGGCCCTCGATCGGCGAACACGATGCGGATCGGTTCGTGCCGCTGCTATGGACACTGTTTTTTTTCATTCTCGGCTGCAATTTGATGGGGCTTGTCCCGTGGGCGGGTTCGCCGACTGGTTCGGCCAGTGTCACGCTCGCGTTGGCGGTGGTGACGTTAGCAACCGGGGTGCTGATGGGCGTCTACAAGCTTGGCCCCATCGGTTGGCTCACGCACTTCGTTCCGCACATGGAGATGCCCTGGCCGATTCTGATCATCATTTGGCCGCTGATCTTTGTTTTGGAGATTTTGGGCACGCTGATCCGCCATGCGGTGCTCGGCGTGCGTTTGTTGGCCAATATGGTCGCCGGCCACTTGGTGTTGCTGGGGATTCTTGGCTTGATCGCCGCGGGCGCTGCGGCCAGTTCGTTTCAGTGGGGCACGGTCACCGTGATTGCGATCATTGGATCGGTGTTGTTGAGCTGCCTTGAGCTATTCGTGGCGTTCTTGCAGGCGTATGTGTTCGTGTTTTTGTCGGCATTGTTTATCGGCGCATCGATTCACAAGCATTAG
- the argB gene encoding acetylglutamate kinase, with translation MADTTQQRAIHKADVLIEALGWIRRFRDKVTVIKIGGSVMESEAALGHLLLDIVFMETVGMRVVLVHGGGAAISRAMDAAGLQPRFIQGRRYTDDATRDIVEQILAYETNENLAAKIEEFGGRAMPLNFRTTNVLFGERMTLEGPGGAPIDLGHVGRVTRVDRTTIDNLSYAGTVPVIPSMCLGPDGGKLNVNGDTAATAVAQALGAEKLVFLSDVNGVRLKKDDPSTLVHSLTARQARELIGNGAIESGMIPKVEGCLETLDKGVRKIHIIDGRLRHSLMLEIYTNQGVGTEMVRDE, from the coding sequence TTGGCCGACACCACCCAACAACGTGCCATTCACAAAGCCGACGTGCTCATCGAGGCCCTCGGCTGGATCCGCCGGTTCCGCGATAAGGTGACGGTCATCAAAATCGGCGGCAGCGTGATGGAGTCCGAAGCCGCCCTCGGCCACCTGCTGCTCGACATCGTGTTCATGGAAACCGTCGGCATGCGGGTCGTGCTCGTGCATGGCGGCGGGGCAGCCATCAGCCGGGCCATGGATGCCGCCGGTCTTCAGCCCCGCTTCATCCAAGGCCGCCGCTATACCGACGACGCCACGCGCGACATCGTCGAGCAAATCCTGGCCTACGAAACGAATGAAAACCTTGCCGCCAAAATCGAAGAATTCGGCGGCCGGGCCATGCCGCTCAATTTCCGTACAACCAACGTGCTCTTCGGCGAACGGATGACGCTCGAAGGGCCGGGCGGCGCGCCGATCGATCTGGGGCACGTCGGCCGGGTGACGCGCGTCGACCGCACGACGATCGACAATCTTTCGTATGCCGGCACCGTGCCCGTGATTCCATCGATGTGTCTTGGCCCCGACGGCGGCAAGCTGAATGTGAATGGCGACACGGCCGCCACGGCCGTGGCCCAAGCGCTCGGGGCCGAAAAGCTCGTATTTCTCAGCGACGTCAACGGCGTGCGGCTCAAGAAAGACGATCCCTCGACGCTCGTGCATTCGCTCACCGCACGGCAAGCTCGCGAACTGATCGGCAACGGGGCGATCGAATCGGGCATGATTCCGAAAGTCGAGGGTTGCTTGGAAACGCTCGACAAAGGCGTCCGCAAGATCCACATCATCGACGGCCGCCTGCGGCATTCGCTGATGCTCGAAATTTACACCAACCAAGGCGTGGGAACGGAAATGGTTCGCGATGAGTGA
- a CDS encoding DEAD/DEAH box helicase yields MSFDVFGLAQPILRAVAAEGYTTPTPIQSQAIPHVIAGRDLLGCAQTGTGKTAAFALPILHRLLQSAPAPAAAHATGPTGHHAGQAGDSRKQGHASRSHSTRSRRKIRTLVLSPTRELAAQIGESFAAYGRHTGLHHTVVFGGVNQRPQVRDLQRGVDTLVATPGRLLDLINQGFIDLGTVEIFVLDEADRMLDMGFMPDVRRIISRLPQKRQTLFFSATMPPEIERLADAILHAPERVRIAPVKETAALVEHSVYFVPKAAKPQLLTALLSQSAITRALVFMRTKHSADRVARQLNRAGVGAEAIHGNKSQAARLRTLANFKSNRLRVLVATDLAARGIDVDGISHVFNFDLPHEPETYVHRIGRTGRAGATGSAVSFCAGDERKQLMHIQRLIGQRLTVEKSMPEGMAAIADSSQQQEPQDDDARGHDSANRSHQAASGEKHSAHSAGGGSHSNGRNGVYSGERRSGGYGGRSRASSGRGTSGRKPNGGHAGGYRGGKSHKRAKSAAGS; encoded by the coding sequence ATGAGTTTTGATGTGTTCGGGCTGGCGCAGCCCATCTTGCGCGCCGTTGCTGCCGAAGGCTACACCACGCCGACGCCGATCCAATCGCAGGCCATCCCGCATGTGATCGCCGGCCGCGACCTGTTGGGCTGCGCCCAAACAGGCACCGGCAAGACCGCCGCCTTCGCGCTACCCATATTGCACCGCTTGCTGCAATCCGCCCCGGCTCCGGCCGCCGCGCACGCAACCGGCCCCACCGGCCATCACGCGGGCCAAGCCGGCGATTCCCGCAAGCAGGGCCATGCCTCGCGCAGCCATTCGACGCGCAGCCGCCGCAAGATTCGCACGCTCGTGCTTTCGCCGACCCGCGAATTGGCCGCCCAAATCGGCGAAAGCTTCGCCGCCTACGGCCGGCACACGGGGCTGCACCACACGGTCGTATTCGGCGGCGTGAATCAACGCCCGCAAGTGCGCGATTTGCAGCGCGGCGTTGACACGCTGGTCGCCACGCCCGGCCGGCTGTTGGACTTGATCAACCAGGGATTCATTGATCTGGGCACGGTCGAGATTTTTGTGCTCGACGAAGCCGATCGGATGCTCGACATGGGCTTCATGCCCGACGTTCGCCGCATCATCAGCCGCCTGCCGCAAAAACGGCAGACGCTGTTTTTCTCCGCCACGATGCCGCCGGAAATCGAGCGGCTGGCCGACGCGATCTTGCACGCGCCCGAGCGCGTGCGCATCGCTCCGGTGAAGGAAACCGCGGCCCTCGTCGAACATTCGGTTTATTTCGTGCCCAAGGCCGCCAAGCCGCAATTGCTCACCGCCCTGCTGTCGCAATCGGCGATCACTCGGGCCTTGGTCTTCATGCGCACCAAGCATTCCGCCGACCGCGTCGCCCGGCAATTGAACCGCGCGGGCGTTGGGGCCGAAGCGATCCACGGCAACAAAAGCCAGGCCGCTCGGCTGCGAACGCTGGCCAATTTCAAGTCGAATCGGCTGCGAGTGCTCGTGGCCACGGATCTGGCGGCTCGCGGCATCGACGTCGACGGCATTTCGCACGTGTTCAACTTCGATTTGCCGCACGAACCGGAAACGTATGTCCACCGCATCGGCCGCACCGGGCGGGCCGGAGCGACGGGCAGTGCCGTGTCGTTCTGTGCCGGCGACGAACGGAAGCAACTCATGCACATCCAACGCCTGATCGGCCAGCGGTTGACGGTCGAAAAATCAATGCCCGAGGGGATGGCAGCGATTGCTGATAGTTCGCAGCAACAAGAGCCCCAGGATGACGATGCAAGGGGCCACGACTCAGCCAACAGAAGCCATCAGGCGGCGAGCGGCGAAAAGCATTCCGCTCATAGCGCCGGTGGTGGATCCCATTCTAACGGCCGCAATGGCGTCTATTCCGGCGAGCGGCGAAGCGGCGGCTACGGCGGCCGCAGCCGTGCCAGCAGTGGCCGAGGGACATCAGGCCGTAAGCCGAATGGCGGGCATGCCGGCGGCTACCGCGGCGGTAAAAGCCACAAACGCGCGAAATCGGCTGCGGGAAGTTGA
- the atpE gene encoding ATP synthase F0 subunit C, whose product MTKCIQILLIAFGLLLIVSPVMAQGPGGNTTSYVFTGAIGAGLVAIGSGIGIGKLAGSGLESMARQPEVAGNIFTGLLIAAALIEGYTFFALYICMTQNPWK is encoded by the coding sequence GTGACCAAGTGCATTCAGATTCTGCTGATCGCGTTCGGCCTGCTGTTGATTGTTTCGCCAGTGATGGCCCAGGGCCCCGGCGGAAACACCACCTCGTATGTATTCACCGGCGCCATCGGCGCTGGGCTTGTCGCGATCGGCTCCGGAATCGGCATCGGAAAGCTTGCCGGCAGCGGTTTGGAAAGCATGGCTCGGCAGCCGGAGGTGGCGGGCAATATCTTCACCGGTTTGCTGATCGCGGCGGCGTTGATCGAAGGTTATACGTTTTTCGCGCTCTACATCTGCATGACGCAGAACCCGTGGAAATAA